In one Scomber japonicus isolate fScoJap1 chromosome 6, fScoJap1.pri, whole genome shotgun sequence genomic region, the following are encoded:
- the numa1 gene encoding nuclear mitotic apparatus protein 1 gives MAINPGVKALLSWVNSLNLADRKILVDDLQDGTLLLKVVYMLKKEPNPCVSNSTEDRFKVIADFVERDCRFSAEKGASLSWNNIRDGINPTVEIAKVLLVLVYHDMMNDRCTLNKLECDVEQELANLTGCYVMESEGSVYLSSGLDTYLSLRRLSVRSEVFDRPSSTSTSSASSSCSFSDDESPMIRRTQKITFLDMQTVASPSVSKSPLQDIMNTPKFQLRKMQRQIIKERDYRDALERELTSKVALVTQKESQINQLQYRLDKLKEAQDDTEQVARQQIDNVETKNNTLQMRFNEMLKQNKDFKTNSSLMERKVDELTEENGVLSSQMRALCSELTVFKAQVERLTETQESAQEDWRTKTGHLQSELSQATAQKELLAEQIEILQGKISCLEDELRKATEAEVGENMGPVMEREMLESEINSLRTDLESTIGSLEKAEVEIQAKTQQLTEYQQEMTQQKELLEQQKSHTEEVIQAKDEILDNLQKEITEQRAVLQQKIQELKIQLEQVELQKTEQAVRLQQHVSACEQEIRRLNAEIHAKEEQLSLQRKESSTQSETLQQEISDLNKQIKSMSDFLQLVQDQTRAKEDLMAKREQESSVQVEALRKDTTALEEQVKLLREEIQTKEGQVDLLKTESYKQSEELQSEIQSLRDQVQSLTESLKTATEQVQAKEDILTKKELEISQEKDKFQNVMAASEEEMKGLREQIQAKEEQLVTLKKEGSVQSDMQQEEIQCLKNQLDGLRISLAKAEETIQTQQAKLTKQEQESSVQVEVFRNDTTALEEQVKLLKEEIQTKEGQVDLLKTESYKQSEELQNEIQSLRDQVQSLTESLKTATEQVQAKEDFLTKKELEISQEKDKFDNLMATSEEEMKGLREQIQAKEEQLVTLKKEGSVQSDMQQEETQCLKNQLDGLRISLAKAEETIQTQQAEFTKQEQESSVQVEALRNDSAALEEQVKQLREEIQTKEGQVDLLKTESCKQSEELQSEIQSLRDQVQSLTESLKTATEQVQAKEDILTKKELEISQEKDKFQNVMAASEEEMKGLWEQIQAKEEQLVTLKKEGSVQSDMQQEETQCLKNQLDGLRISLAKAEETIQTQQAKLTKQEQESSVQVEVFRNDTTALEEQVKLLKEEIQTKEGQVDLLKTESYKQSEELQSEIQSLRDQVQSLTESLKTATEQVQAKEDFLTKKELEISQEKDKFDNLMATSEEEMKGLREQIQAKEEQLVTLKKEGSVQSDMQQEETQCLKNQLDGLRISLAKAEETIQTQQAEFTKQEQESSVQVEALRNDSAALEEQVKQLREEIQTKEGQVNLLKTESCKQSEELQNEIQSLRDQVQSLSESLKTATEQDRAKEDVLAKIELEISQEKNAFQNLKATSEEEMKGLREQIQAKEEQLVTLKKEGSVQSDMQQEEIQCLKNQLYDMSVSLTKTEEQVQTQLGLLQQQLAASEAEVRKTKEEIQAKEEQIKLLNTDSTEQSDLLHQEVQSLKKQMETLESSLRKAEEDVQSKEDLLAQQQLENTQQILQTEMDQKALEEKVEALVSEKERLVKHQEVLDRENKASRKLESLLQQELQLLKTEKRLLQEKEKAEESGMLKDLQEQLLAKSEAAQHYKAQMEKAASCYNDKKKLLQQSQGEVDGLKHSLEERERDVRAITVENKSLQMDLEETKSREKALLKTVASLEAQLSFADRNLRAQNKIHGGERRESLYVEVPSRHSSVHTRAQAKRAESCDSLDQSSLEDSLNATRKLSEPDEASTPLVRSSERLAAKRRGLHAESLETLYFTPINTRQVNRTGTELDSAFKNPSSSVKRRRTTQVINITLTKKTPGGGEADETFYSTSSRSQPNLASRPVSMELFDTPGSRTDAGSNQLAGLPGYRRSTIHSHTASTFCVGAENEPEGAPDDWMRIAELQARNKACLPHLKSSYPVESEHGRHSAFVFTDEELRNGDPSDTIRRASALPGQLQDSLASHRHSFMLGQTGAAAATRAHRMSLMPGQLPSKSSSLSQLRSPKGTKRSASTLSVHQTSPEKKVKASCFPRPLTPKNKNVNPVSSSYQLRPALSPVDRRESMVFTIENTPKHNNYLKKGLNKLRSSARKSPGSKSRKSPTQSARKENPPSVKSRPGVGREGKVGSFKSPQVTMKAQKKSPQAASRSSKPQGLTASARKMMGRMKV, from the exons ATGGCCATTAATCCAGGTGTTAAGGCTCTTCTCAGCTGG GTGAACAGCTTAAACCTGGCGGACAGAAAGATTCTTGTAGATGATTTACAAGATGGGACACTTTTACTTAAAGTTGTGTATATGCT GAAAAAGGAGCCCAACCCTTGTGTCAGTAATTCCACAGAGGATCGGTTTAAGGTCATTGCTGACTTCGTAGAAA GGGATTGCAGATTTAGTGCAGAGAAAGGTGCGTCACTATCCTGGAACAACATAAGAGACGGCATCAACCCAACTGTGGAAATTGCAAAG GTGCTTTTGGTGCTGGTATACCATGACATGATGAACGACAGATGCACTTTAAACAAGTTGGAATGCGACGTGGAG CAAGAGCTTGCAAACCTGACTGGTTGTTATGTGATGGAGAGTGAGGGCAGTGTGTATCTGAGCAGTGGGCTCGATACTTATCTGTCGTTGAGAC GTTTGTCCGTCAGGAGTGAAGTATTCGATCGGCCATCGTCCACCTCTACCTCCAGTGCTTCATCCAGCTGCTCCTTCTCAGATGACGAGTCTCCCATGATCCGCCGCACacagaaaatcacatttctgGACATGCAAACTGTAGCTTCTCCCTCTGTCAG CAAATCTCCTCTGCAGGATATAATGAACACACCTAAATTCCAGTTGAGGAAGATGCAGCGACAGATCATCAAGGAGCGAGACTACAGAGATGCGTTGGAGAGGGAGCTTACGAGCAAGGTGGCACTCGTTACGCAGAAAG AGTCCCAAATCAACCAGCTGCAGTATCGCCTGGACAAGCTGAAAGAGGCGCAGGACGACACCGAGCAGGTTGCTAGGCAACAAATCGATAACGTCGAGACCAAGAACAACAC ATTGCAAATGCGGTTTAACGAGATgctaaagcaaaacaaagactTCAAGACTAACTCTTCACTTATGGAGCGGAAAGTGGACGAGTTAACGGAGGAAAACGGCGTTCTCTCCTCTCAG ATGAGAGCGCTGTGTTCAGAGTTGACCGTCTTCAAGGCTCAAGTTGAAAGGCTGACGGAGACCCAAGAATCTGCTCAGGAGGACTGGAGAACAAAAACGGGACACCTGCAGTCTGAACTGAGCCAAGCTACCGCTCAAAAG GAACTGCTCGCTGAACAGATTGAGATTCTCCAGGGAAAGATTTCCTGTTTAGAGGACGAGCTACGCAAAGCCACTGAGGCTGAAGTAGGGGAGAATATGGGGCCTGTAATGGAG AGAGAAATGTTGGAGAGTGAAATCAACAGTTTGAGGACTGACCTGGAGAGCACAATCGGTTCCCTGGAAAAGGCGGAGGTGGAGATTCAGGctaaaacacagcagctgacGGAGTACCAACAGGAAATGACTCAACAGAAAGAACTGCTGGAGCAACAAAAGTCTCACACGGAGGAAGTTATTCAAGCCAAGGATGAAATTTTGGACAATTTGCAAAAGGAGATCACGGAGCAGAGAGCTGTCCTCCAGCAAAAGATCCAGGAACTCAAGATTCAACTGGAGCAGGTTGAGCTGCAGAAAACTGAGCAGGCAGTCAGACTACAACAGCACGTTTCTGCTTGTGAGCAAGAAATTAGAAGACTAAATGCAGAAATTCATGCTAAGGAGGAGCAGCTAAGTCTGCAGAGGAAGGAGAGCTCTACACAATCTGAAACACTACAGCAGGAGATCTCAGATCTgaataaacaaatcaaaagtATGAGCGACTTTCTACAACTTGTCCAGGATCAGACTCGAGCCAAAGAAGATTTGATGGCCAAGCGGGAGCAGGAGAGCTCTGTGCAGGTCGAGGCTCTTAGGAAGGACACTACAGCCCTCGAGGAGCAGGTTAAGCTTCTGAGGGAAGAGATCCAAACTAAAGAGGGACAGGTTGACTTGTTAAAGACTGAGAGCTACAAGCAATCAGaagagctgcagagtgagatTCAGAGTCTCCGAGACCAGGTCCAAAGTTTGACTGAATCCCTGAAGACTGCAACAGAACAAGTTCAGGCTAAAGAAGACATCTTGACCAAGAAAGAGTTGGAGATCTCTCAGGAAAAAGACAAATTCCAAAATGTAATGGCAGCATCtgaagaggagatgaagggGCTCAGGGAGCAGATCCAGGCTAAAGAGGAACAGCTCGTCACACTGAAGAAAGAGGGCTCTGTACAGTCTGACATGCAACAGGAAGAGATCCAATGTCTTAAAAACCAACTGGATGGTTTGCGTATCTCTCTTGCAAAAGCCGAGGAGACAATTCAGACTCAACAAGCCAAACTTACCAAGCAGGAGCAGGAGAGCTCTGTGCAGGTCGAGGTTTTCAGAAACGACACTACGGCCCTCGAGGAGCAGGTTAAACTGCTGAAGGAGGAGATCCAAACTAAAGAGGGACAGGTTGACTTGTTAAAGACTGAGAGCTACAAGCAATCAGAAGAGCTGCAGAATGAGATTCAGAGTCTCAGAGACCAGGTCCAAAGTTTGACTGAATCCCTGAAGACTGCAACAGAGCAAGTTCAGGCTAAAGAAGACTTCTTGACCAAGAAAGAGTTGGAGATCTCTCAGGAAAAAGACAAATTTGACAATTTAATGGCAACCTCtgaagaggagatgaagggacTTAGGGAGCAGATCCAGGCTAAAGAGGAACAGCTCGTCACACTGAAGAAAGAGGGCTCTGTACAGTCTGACATGCAACAGGAAGAGACCCAGTGTCTGAAAAACCAGCTGGATGGTTTGCGTATCTCTCTTGCAAAAGCCGAGGAGACGATTCAGACTCAACAAGCTGAATTTACCAAGCAGGAGCAGGAGAGCTCTGTGCAGGTCGAGGCTCTTAGAAATGACAGCGCGGCCCTCGAGGAGCAGGTTAAACAGCTGAGAGAAGAGATCCAAACTAAAGAGGGACAGGTTGACTTGTTAAAGACTGAGAGCTGCAAGCAATCAGaagagctgcagagtgagatTCAAAGTCTCAGAGACCAGGTCCAAAGTTTGACTGAATCCCTGAAGACTGCAACAGAACAAGTTCAGGCTAAAGAAGACATCTTGACCAAGAAAGAGTTGGAGATCTCTCAGGAAAAAGACAAATTCCAAAATGTAATGGCAGCCTCtgaagaggagatgaagggGCTCTGGGAGCAGATCCAGGCTAAAGAGGAACAGCTCGTCACACTGAAGAAAGAGGGCTCTGTCCAGTCTGACATGCAACAGGAAGAGACCCAATGTCTTAAAAACCAACTGGATGGTTTGCGTATCTCTCTTGCAAAAGCCGAGGAGACGATTCAGACTCAACAAGCCAAACTTACCAAGCAGGAGCAGGAGAGCTCTGTGCAGGTCGAGGTTTTCAGAAACGACACTACGGCCCTCGAGGAGCAGGTTAAACTGCTGAAGGAGGAGATCCAAACTAAAGAGGGACAGGTTGACTTGTTAAAGACTGAGAGCTACAAGCAATCAGaagagctgcagagtgagatTCAGAGTCTCAGAGACCAGGTCCAAAGTTTGACTGAATCCCTGAAGACTGCAACAGAGCAAGTTCAGGCTAAAGAAGACTTCTTGACCAAGAAAGAGTTGGAGATCTCTCAGGAAAAAGACAAATTTGACAATTTAATGGCAACCTCtgaagaggagatgaagggacTTAGGGAGCAGATCCAGGCTAAAGAGGAACAGCTCGTCACACTGAAGAAAGAGGGCTCTGTCCAGTCTGACATGCAACAGGAAGAGACCCAGTGTCTGAAAAACCAGCTGGATGGTTTGCGTATCTCTCTTGCAAAAGCCGAGGAGACGATTCAGACTCAACAAGCTGAATTTACCAAGCAGGAGCAGGAGAGCTCTGTGCAGGTCGAGGCTCTTAGAAATGACAGCGCGGCCCTCGAGGAGCAGGTTAAACAGCTGAGAGAAGAGATCCAAACTAAAGAGGGACAGGTTAACTTGTTAAAGACTGAGAGCTGCAAGCAATCAGAAGAGCTGCAGAATGAGATTCAAAGTCTCAGAGACCAGGTCCAAAGTTTGAGTGAATCCCTGAAGACTGCAACAGAACAAGATCGGGCTAAAGAAGACGTCTTGGCTAAGATTGAACTCGAGATTTCTCAGGAAAAAAATGCTTTCCAAAACTTAAAAGCAACCTCtgaagaggagatgaagggGCTCAGGGAGCAGATCCAGGCTAAAGAGGAACAACTCGTCACACTGAAGAAAGAGGGCTCTGTCCAGTCTGACATGCAACAGGAAGAGATCCAATGTCTGAAAAACCAACTATATGATATGAGTGTCTCTCTCACAAAGACAGAGGAGCAGGTTCAGACTCAGCTGGGT CTTCTACAGCAGCAGCTGGCAGCGTCTGAGGCAGAGGTGAGGAAGACGAAAGAAGAGATCCAAGCTAAAGAGGAACAGATCAAACTCCTGaacactgacagcacagagCAATCTGATCTGCTCCACCAAGAGGTCCAAAGTTTAAAGAAGCAGATGGAGACTCTTGAGTCCTCGCTGAGGAAGGCTGAGGAGGATGTTCAGTCCAAAGAAGATCTGTTGGCTCAACAGCAGCTGGAAAATACTCAGCAGATACTCCAGACGGAAATGGATCAGAAAGCTCTGGAAGAAAAAGTGGAAGCCCTGGTCTCTGAGAAGGAGAGGCTCGTCAAACACCAGGAGGTTTTGGACAGAGAGAACAAAGCCTCCCGTAAACTGGAATCTCTGCTTCAGCAAGAGCTTCAATTACTGAAAACTGAGAAAAGACTCTtgcaagagaaagagaaagcagaagaAAGCGGGATGCTGAAGGACCTTCAAGAGCAACTCCTGGCTAAATCTGAAGCTGCGCAACACTACAAGGCTCAG ATGGAGAAGGCGGCGAGTTGCtacaacgacaagaagaagcTTCTCCAGCAGAGCCAAGGCGAGGTGGACGGACTAAAGCACTCTCTGGAGGAGCGGGAGCGTGACGTGAGGGCAATTACTGTGGAAAACAAGAGTCTTCAAATGGATCTGGAAGAGACCAAAAGCAGGGAGAAGGCTCTGTTGAAAACCGTGGCCAGTCTGGAGGCACAG TTGTCCTTCGCCGACCGTAACCTGCGTGCACAGAACAAGATTCATGGTGGTGAAAGACGTGAGTCACTTTACGTCGAGGTTCCCAGCAGACACTCGAGTGTTCACACGAGAGCTCAGGCGAAGAGAGCCGAGAGCTGCGACAGTCTGGATCAGAGCTCTCTGGAAGACTCTCTGAACGCCACGAG gaaaCTTTCAGAACCTGATGAAGCGAGCACGCCTCTCGTCCGCAGTTCAGAGCGCCTGGCAGCCAAGCGCCGCGGTCTGCATGCTGAGTCTCTGGAAACGCTGTACTTCACCCCTATTAACACCAGACAGGTTAACAG GACCGGTACAGAACTGGACTCAGCATTTAAAAACCCGTCTTCATCTGTCAAACGACGAAGGACCACGCAGGTGATAAACATCACCCTGACTAAG AAAACTCCAGGTGGTGGTGAAGCCGACGAGACGTTCTACAGCACGTCCTCCCGCTCCCAGCCCAATCTCGCTTCACGGCCAGTATCCATGGAGCTCTTCGACACGCCTGGCAGCAGGACTGACGCTGGCAGCAACCAGCTCGCGGGTCTGCCAGGCTATCGAAGGAGCACCATCCACTCACACA CTGCGAGTACGTTCTGCGTCGGGGCAGAGAACGAGCCAGAGGGTGCACCCGATGACTGGATGAGGATTGCAGAGCTCCAGGCGAGGAACAAGGCCTGCCTTCCTCACCTGAAGAGCAGTTACCCCGTGGAGTCtgag CATGGCCGCCACAGTGCGTTCGTTTTCACAGACGAAGAGCTCCGTAACGGCGACCCGTCCGATACCATCCGTCGGGCGTCTGCACTGCCCGGCCAGCTGCAAGACTCTCTGGCCTCTCACCGCCACTCCTTCATGCTGGGGCAGACGGGCGCCGCGGCTGCCACCCGTGCTCACCGCATGTCCCTGATGCCCGGCCAGCTGCCGTCCAAATCCTCCAGCCTCTCTCAGCTGAGGAGCCCGAAAGGCACAAAGCGGTCGGCATCTACATTGTCCGTACATCAAACTTCACCTGAG AAAAAGGTGAAGGCGAGCTGCTTCCCTCGTCCACTCACTCCCAAAAATAAGAATGTAAACCCCGTATCTTCCAGTTACCAACTTCGCCCTGCTCTCAGCCCA GTTGATCGGAGGGAGTCGATGGTCTTCACTATCGAGAACACCCCCAAACACAACAACTACTTAAAGAAAGGTCTGAATAAGCTCCGAAGCTCCGCCCGCAAATCCCCAGGCTCCAAATCGAGGAAGTCGCCAACTCAGTCGGCGCGCAAGGAAAATCCTCCCTCAGTGAAATCCCGCCCCGGAGTGGGACGAGAGGGCAAAGTGGGTAGCTTCAAGTCGCCCCAGGTTACAATGAAAGCACAGAAGAAGTCTCCTCAAGCCGCTAGCAGGTCCTCAAAGCCTCAGGGACTGACGGCTAGCGCTCGCaag ATGATGGGCAGGATGAAGGTGTGA